One Carcharodon carcharias isolate sCarCar2 chromosome 1, sCarCar2.pri, whole genome shotgun sequence DNA window includes the following coding sequences:
- the nudt2 gene encoding bis(5'-nucleosyl)-tetraphosphatase [asymmetrical]: MTLRACGLIIFRRLNAGSTSKPQEIEFLLLQTSYGRHHWTPPKGHVDPGEDDLKTAFRETEEEAGLKSKDFNVLDGYKKEIIYKVNNKPKTVIYWLAELKDYNAEIKLSDEHQTFCWLNVDEACKLAKYQEMQEALREAHQFISTNK, encoded by the exons ATGACTCTCCGGGCCTGTGGATTGATCATTTTCAGGAGATTGAATGCGGGATCAACTTCCAAACCTCAGGAAATCGAGTTCCTACTTTTACAGACTTCTTATGGGAGGCATCACTGGACGCCTCCTAAAG gGCATGTTGATCCAGGCGAAGATGACCTTAAAACTGCATTTCGTGAAACTGAGGAAGAAGCAGGACTAAAAAGCAAGGATTTTAATGTGCTTGATGGATACAAAAAAGAAATTAtatacaaagtgaataataaacccAAAACTGTTATCTATTGGCTGGCAGAACTAAAGGATTATAATGCAGAAATAAAACTCTCTGATGAGCACCAGACATTCTGCTGGTTAAATGTGGATGAGGCCTGTAAACTTGCTAAGTATCAAGAAATGCAGGAAGCATTGAGGGAAGCACACCAGTTCATCTCAACAAATAAATAA